Genomic window (Festucalex cinctus isolate MCC-2025b chromosome 7, RoL_Fcin_1.0, whole genome shotgun sequence):
TTGAAATGGCCCGAGGGAGCGTGTATATTTAGAATAGATTAGAGAGCggggatttttttgttgttgttgtcaataTTATCAACTGTGTGGATCGAGAGAGAGAAAAGCTGGACCCAGCCCCCCCCCTCTTTTGTTTTCCCTCTCTTTTGCTCGTCTTGTCTCATCTTCCAGAGATGATCGGCGCGCCGGAGTGTCAGTGAACACAGCGAAGCGATGGAGAGATGGTAAAAAGCGACTTTcgggtggggaaaaaagaagGCAACTTCtcctcattttttgtttttcttctcctccAGCTCCATCGCTCCTGTCGCACGACTCGGCGCCCTGGTCTCCCTCGTCCTGGTCGCCCTGGTGACGCAGCCCTCCGGCTGTCACCGTGACGACGAGGGCGAGGAGCGGGCGGACGCGCCGGCCGTCCAGCTGTCGGTGGGCGCCCGGGCGACGCCCACCCCGCTGTGGGCGGTGGTGTGGGGCCCCACGCAGccgctggaggaggaggaggagcaggaggagacCTACCGCCTGCTCTCCGGCCAGGGGACGGAGGAGCGCCTGCGCCAGTCCTCCTCCGACGCCGCCGTCACCAAGGACTGGCTGTACCCGGATGCCAGCACGCGTCCCgaaaaggaggagggggggggagggggaggaggaggcgtCCCCGGAGTCGTGGGAGCGAGCGGGCGCCGAGGACGCGGAGGCGGAGGAGGCCGAGCTGGAGGAAGGTGGGTATAAAACGAGGCGTCGCATTGCCAAGGAGTGCGCTTGGGAATTAACTGTCACATGGGTgaaagcaccccccccccacccccccacctgACCCCCTCCACACTTTCCATGCGAGCGCAGTCAGCCGCGTCTGGAAAGCCTCATAAAGTTGGCATCACTCACCATCAAGATTCAttattcggcagtcttaccgattcaacatgtcatcatcattgctctctttttgtgtgtgtgtgtgtgtgtgtgtgtgcgtgtttgtgcccattaactctttgaccgccaaaaacgtttaatgacgtattctaaaatcctaatgaatgccgccaaaaacgttaattcacgtttaagtttattttttttctctctctctcaatgggcaacatcttgtgcagcactgccttgtcactaaacaaaaaaaaatgttcaaagtcactgttgtgcaaaaaaaatgtatcttttttacaaaaaaattgtttttcccttaatatttttgtattttcgcttatgtcactcaaacctaatttcaaatggtgattactaaagaacgaaaTAAAGgtagaaagaatggaatccaatctttcataggGTATCCATCTGTTTTCTTTGAAAGATGAGCGAAAATACTCCAAATTGGCTGGcaccgttgttgttttttttgtgttttttaatgtttggcagtcaaagagttaaatcacCTGAAAccgaataaaaatcccattaaacCTTCTTCACCTTAaacggatacttcagagtctcgccggagtcgtgaagttcagaaggtcgggagaccagaggaaagatcaaagtaCCAACCAAGACGCCACCTGCCACCCCACATGGgtaacaaaaccagaatctttcaccgaGCCCAGAAACCTCTCAATTCcgacagattagggagatctcgagagaccagaggaaaaactaaaggaaggaaggaaggatagatgaagcagggtgagatccacagacgccagcctccactgattcagcgaccaGTGGAGGATGTGTGGAAGACGCCGACGCCCCGGGATTTTTTGCACATCCAATTTCATGTTCAGCTGCCCTCattgatttcttcttttgttcttGGCGCAATTAGACACGGTCACGCTCTGAgaagaattgtgtgtgtgtgtgtgtgtgttacagtGGACCCTCAGTTCTACGTCACTGTGACCATCTCCACGCTGCTCATCCTCACCGCAATCATCATCACGGCAAAACTCTGGTAGGAACTTCCTTCTTCTTGTGATTACGTCGGGCCCAAGCGTTTGGTGCCTTCAGATGGGGAGGAGCTTAATCGCTCAGTACTACAAATACTACTAATCAAAGTAATTTTAATCAAATATGCTGACTATTAAAATTATAACTGGTTTTGCTATGGCCAACCAATCAGGGGACGGGAAAAAGTCTGGCCAGAGTCTGATTGGTTAACGAAACAATCTCGTCGCTAATGTAGTTTAAATTGCATCGCCCGCCACTGTGGATTAGGTGAAGGCCCGGGGCAGATTAtattgacatggcaacacatagaagctgaaatctgattggacaaaataaatcaataaatactgTTACATGAAGAATAAATGAACAATTTAAGTTTTAAGTATAGGTTAGTGAATCTGATGGTGTTTCAGGCTTGACTGTATTGTATGTTCAAAACAAACGGACGCTTTTAAAGTAATGAGCAGATCGCTAAACGGTTCAATAAGATATTTTGTGTCCCCTTAAAGCAATAATGTGCCGCAGTCCCTCGCAGGATGAGCAGACGATCAATTTGCAATTCACACAGCTCACATTTCTACACGATACATAAGACGACGCCCATTAGGATTGTTCTCCATTTgtgatctactttttttttttttttttttttttttcctgccacaTGGATGTTAATGATGACAAAATATGAAGTAGTTAGTGTCACCGTAATTGCTTGTTCAAGTTGACCGGTTGGTTAAGTTGCATCATTGTTGTTGGTGAATGCTGACAACGTCAGATTTGGTGGTTATGAACAGCGCGCGACAAGCTAGTTAGCGCCACCTACGTTTACCGCTGTACTGTTTTTCATTGGATTGTTTgtgcagtggaaaaaaaacaaaacaggacagtactgtaatgccctcacaggtgggcaaggagagctgcTGTCTTGAGTCCACATTAATTTGTCCTTTGGTATTTAGTTGAACTGAACAGAGAGAGcaagaaaatggcaaaaatacacCGATTTTTAGGGAGAGCTGTTCGAATTTATGTCTTATGTCTTTGTCATGTGTTTAACTCGTTTATTGCCGCACATTATAAAAAAACTTTAAAGGGATTCCTGATGTATACACATTTGCTCTATTTCCTTTGCACATGAATGCGTAAAAACTGGATCATataacaaataaactaaatgacaacaaaagcaGAGCAAGTGTCTAAGGACAATCAAATGttctactttttgtttttaagtgtttAAGTCAGCTTTATGATGGTATGAATGATTTGCTCCTgcattaatatgacaaaggctttgatcattcgcaCCATCCTCGAAAacgtatttcatcagatttcgtcatgttttattgtaatttcatacactggcagcccattgaaaagagatacagtgctgccacctgctggccatagttggtgagtgtttttgattccacaaactattgaccaggcagcgctg
Coding sequences:
- the pianp gene encoding PILR alpha-associated neural protein, which codes for MERCSIAPVARLGALVSLVLVALVTQPSGCHRDDEGEERADAPAVQLSVGARATPTPLWAVVWGPTQPLEEEEEQEETYRLLSGQGTEERLRQSSSDAAVTKDWLYPDASTRPEKEEGGGGGGGGVPGVVGASGRRGRGGGGGRAGGRWMKQGEIHRRQPPLIQRPVEDVWKTPTPRDFLHIQFHVQLPSLISSFVLGAIRHGHALRRIVCVCVCVTVDPQFYVTVTISTLLILTAIIITAKLCYDRSCARHPPPLSRGVAPPLSRALPCSLASEESRQTLHSASSSFADRERIPVVNL